The following proteins are co-located in the Schistocerca nitens isolate TAMUIC-IGC-003100 chromosome 2, iqSchNite1.1, whole genome shotgun sequence genome:
- the LOC126235173 gene encoding ankyrin repeat, PH and SEC7 domain containing protein secG-like: protein MSLQKHVNYFKSDFGKMKADDSVVSMMTSKKWTVEEVFRWTPVRFAEETGSWEWLEKMLQSGMSPKDLSVTRRRLSIGEAAASLMREVCSKGHLQLLRLALSVDAKLASAVLDSCGSTPLHVAAANRRDAVVRLLLEAGTDCEVRDSRDRTPLHAAAASGSVHALRLLLDAGSDPESQDSEGNTAVHLASQAGHTTILNVMFDRGVSRCMVKMQLLLSAESGNVEGVRLALKYTSGWGGTWSDMHSVAIRGGGTAVRTLMAAGVDPNARDANGDTPLHAVAAAGCPGAAEALLEAGADVDAADSSGSTPLHYAVRVGNLGVAHVLLAAGADVEVTTGTVR from the exons ATGAGTTTACAAAAACACGTCAACTATTTTAAATCAGATTTTGGGAAAATGAAGGCAGAT GACAGTGTAGTCAGTATGATGACATCCAAGAAGTGGACAGTAGAGGAGGTATTCAGATGGACTCCGGTACGCTTCGCAGAGGAGACTGGCTCCTGGGAATGGCTGGAGAAAATGTTGCAAAGTGGCATGTCTCCAAAGGACCTCAGTGTCACGAGGAGAAGGCTGTCCATCGGAGAGGCCGCAGCCTCGCTGATGCGCGAGGTCTGCAGTAAGGGCCACCTACAGCTGCTGAGGCTGGCGTTGTCGGTGGACGCGAAGTTGGCGTCGGCGGTTCTGGACAGCTGTGGGTCGACGCCGCTGCACGTGGCCGCAGCCAACAGGCGCGACGCGGTGGTACGACTGCTGCTGGAAGCGGGCACCGACTGCGAGGTGAGAGACAGCCGCGACCGCACGCCCCTCCACGCCGCCGCCGCCAGTGGAAGCGTCCACGCCCTCCGGCTGCTGCTGGATGCCGGCAGCGACCCAGAGAGCCAGGACTCAGAAGGAAACACCGCGGTGCACCTCGCCTCCCAAGCTGGCCACACGACTATCCTGAACGTTATGTTCGACAGGGGCGTGTCTCGCTGCATGGTCAAGATGCAGCTCCTCTTGTCAGCTGAAAGTGGAAATGTTGAGGGGGTGCGCCTCGCACTGAAGTACACGTCTGGCTGGGGTGGTACGTGGAGCGACATGCACAGTGTGGCCATCAGGGGCGGCGGCACGGCAGTGAGAACGCTGATGGCCGCAGGAGTCGACCCGAACGCCCGCGACGCTAACGGCGACACCCCGCTGCACGCCGTGGCGGCCGCGGGCTgcccgggggcggcggaggcgctgTTGGAGGCCGGCGCAGACGTGGACGCGGCCGACTCGAGCGGCTCGACGCCGCTGCACTACGCGGTGCGTGTTGGAAACCTGGGGGTGGCGCACGTGCTGCTGGCCGCGGGCGCCGACGTGGAG GTTACAACTGGCACCGTCCGTTGA